One stretch of Clavibacter californiensis DNA includes these proteins:
- the radA gene encoding DNA repair protein RadA, with translation MARIHSTYRCSECGWTTPKWVGRCAECQSWNTVAEVSQTPAAAGRVTTLTPAGSSQARSIMHVGTASASHMPSGVGELDRVLGGGIVPGAAILMSGEPGVGKSTLLLEVAARAAAKGAKVLYVTAEESVAQVRMRAERTGGLQESLMIAAETDLGTILGHIEQVAPDLLIVDSVQTVSSSTSDGLPGHPGQVREVAVTLIRVCKERDLPLLLVGHVTKDGSIAGPRLLEHLVDVVCQFEGDRQTSLRFIRALKNRFGPTDEVGCFEMAGDGIVEVPDPSGMFLSRGVHSVSGTCVTVAMEGRRALPVEVQALVVDTKAPQPRRVVNGVDASRVAMLLAVLEKRANVRLSDRDVYVSTVGGVRLTEPAADLAIAVALVSAVNGKAMPHDLAAFGEISLAGEIRGVTSAPQRAAEARRLGFTQIVDAEWGPLFSALGRAFSLAKSEREKELDEAF, from the coding sequence ATGCGCTGAGTGCCAGAGCTGGAACACCGTCGCGGAGGTGTCGCAGACGCCCGCGGCCGCCGGTCGCGTCACCACGCTCACGCCCGCCGGATCCAGCCAGGCACGGTCGATCATGCACGTCGGCACCGCGTCCGCCAGCCACATGCCGAGCGGCGTCGGCGAGCTCGACCGCGTGCTCGGCGGCGGCATCGTGCCGGGCGCGGCCATCCTCATGAGCGGCGAGCCCGGTGTCGGCAAGTCCACGCTGCTGCTCGAGGTCGCGGCGCGCGCCGCGGCGAAGGGCGCGAAGGTCCTCTACGTCACGGCCGAGGAGTCCGTGGCGCAGGTGCGCATGCGCGCCGAGCGCACGGGCGGGCTGCAGGAGTCGCTCATGATCGCGGCCGAGACCGACCTCGGCACGATCCTCGGCCACATCGAGCAGGTCGCGCCCGACCTCCTCATCGTCGACTCCGTGCAGACCGTCTCCAGCAGCACGTCCGACGGCCTGCCCGGCCACCCCGGCCAGGTGCGCGAGGTCGCCGTCACCCTCATCCGCGTCTGCAAGGAGCGCGACCTGCCGCTGCTGCTCGTCGGCCACGTCACGAAGGACGGATCCATCGCCGGCCCGCGGCTCCTCGAGCACCTCGTCGACGTGGTCTGCCAGTTCGAGGGCGACCGGCAGACGTCGCTGCGCTTCATTCGCGCGCTCAAGAACCGCTTCGGCCCCACGGACGAGGTCGGCTGCTTCGAGATGGCGGGCGACGGCATCGTCGAGGTGCCGGATCCCAGCGGCATGTTCCTCTCGCGCGGGGTCCACTCGGTGAGCGGCACGTGCGTCACCGTCGCGATGGAGGGCCGCCGCGCCCTGCCCGTGGAGGTGCAGGCGCTCGTCGTCGACACCAAGGCGCCGCAGCCGCGCCGGGTGGTCAACGGGGTGGACGCGTCGCGCGTAGCGATGCTGCTCGCGGTGCTCGAGAAGCGCGCCAACGTGCGGCTCTCGGATCGCGACGTCTACGTCTCCACGGTCGGCGGCGTGCGCCTCACCGAGCCCGCGGCGGATCTCGCCATCGCCGTCGCGCTCGTGTCCGCCGTCAACGGCAAGGCCATGCCGCACGACCTCGCGGCGTTCGGCGAGATCAGCCTGGCGGGCGAGATCCGCGGCGTCACGTCGGCGCCGCAGCGCGCGGCGGAGGCCCGGCGGCTCGGCTTCACGCAGATCGTCGACGCCGAGTGGGGCCCGCTGTTCTCCGCGCTCGGCCGCGCGTTCTCCCTCGCGAAGAGCGAGCGGGAGAAGGAGCTCGACGAGGCGTTCTGA